A section of the Pedobacter sp. HDW13 genome encodes:
- a CDS encoding bifunctional 4-hydroxy-2-oxoglutarate aldolase/2-dehydro-3-deoxy-phosphogluconate aldolase, which translates to MISNKHKILDAILEQGMLPLFYQDSEAGSVEILRTLYKAGVRVFEYTNRGKSALPNFKKLKEIRDAEMPDLYLGIGTIKTPADANAFIEAGTDFIVAPIINPAVAEIANKIGMLWIPGCMTPTEISVAQEHKAMLIKIFPANILGPEFISSIKDLFAGQLFMPTGGVEIDADNLKTWFKAGVCAVGMGSKLISKDVMSKGLYDELYENTQLALDLIKQSK; encoded by the coding sequence ATGATCAGTAACAAGCACAAAATTTTAGATGCCATTTTAGAGCAGGGCATGCTACCCCTTTTTTATCAGGATAGCGAAGCAGGAAGTGTAGAAATATTGCGTACCCTGTATAAAGCAGGTGTTCGTGTTTTCGAATACACCAACCGTGGTAAATCAGCCTTGCCTAATTTTAAAAAGCTAAAAGAAATCCGCGATGCAGAAATGCCCGATCTTTATCTGGGTATTGGTACCATTAAAACCCCTGCTGATGCAAATGCTTTTATTGAGGCCGGAACCGATTTTATTGTTGCACCGATTATCAATCCGGCTGTTGCCGAAATTGCGAACAAAATAGGCATGCTGTGGATTCCGGGTTGTATGACCCCAACCGAAATTAGCGTGGCGCAAGAGCACAAAGCTATGCTCATTAAAATCTTCCCAGCTAATATTTTAGGCCCCGAATTTATTTCTTCAATTAAAGATTTATTTGCCGGCCAGCTATTTATGCCAACCGGAGGTGTAGAAATTGATGCCGATAACTTAAAAACCTGGTTTAAAGCTGGTGTTTGTGCCGTTGGTATGGGCAGTAAACTAATCAGTAAAGATGTGATGAGCAAGGGTCTTTACGATGAACTGTACGAAAATACCCAACTGGCACTCGACCTCATTAAACAAAGTAAATAA
- a CDS encoding MFS transporter translates to MSQTKMSKYRWTICTLLFVATTINYLDRQVLSLTWKDYFVPEFHWTDSDYGTITALFSLFYAGSMLVAGRFVDWMDTKKGFLWAIGIWSVGACIHAFCGIATSGIITGTWAMSFAGAKQALSTVGNTTLILSTSLSLFIFARFVLALGEAGNFPAAIKATAEYFPKKDRAFATSIFNAGATVGALAAPVTIPYIAEAYGWEMSFIIIGALGFIWMFFWILLYGKPENHPRVSKTELAYIQQDIVAHEQVSETVTAASPTKRLSFTDCLKFKQTWAFAFGKFMTDGVWWFYLFWSPAYLKDIYKMSGTESAFPLFILYVITLLSIIGGWLPSYFIGKKNMNPYDGRMKSMLIFAFFPLLALLAQPLGHYTYWLPVIIIGIAGAAHQAWSANIFTTVSDMFPRQAIATVTGIGGMAGGLGSFFINKGSGVLFTYAGDTQMTFMGFQGKEAGYFIVFSFCAIAYLIGWTVMKALVPKYKVIEVK, encoded by the coding sequence ATGAGCCAAACCAAAATGAGCAAATACAGATGGACGATATGTACACTGTTATTTGTTGCAACCACCATTAACTATTTAGATCGACAGGTACTCTCACTTACATGGAAAGATTATTTTGTTCCCGAATTTCATTGGACAGATAGCGACTATGGAACCATTACGGCGCTGTTCTCTCTTTTTTATGCTGGATCAATGTTGGTTGCAGGACGTTTTGTTGACTGGATGGATACCAAAAAAGGTTTCCTTTGGGCCATCGGAATCTGGTCGGTAGGTGCATGTATCCACGCCTTTTGTGGTATTGCTACTTCAGGGATTATTACCGGTACCTGGGCCATGAGTTTTGCAGGAGCAAAGCAGGCACTTTCTACCGTGGGTAATACGACCTTAATTCTATCAACCAGCCTTTCGTTATTTATTTTTGCCCGTTTTGTACTGGCCCTGGGTGAGGCAGGAAACTTTCCGGCAGCCATTAAAGCTACCGCCGAATATTTCCCTAAAAAAGACCGTGCCTTTGCCACCAGTATTTTCAATGCGGGTGCAACTGTTGGTGCTTTGGCAGCTCCTGTAACCATTCCTTACATTGCCGAGGCTTATGGCTGGGAGATGTCGTTCATTATCATTGGTGCCTTAGGTTTTATCTGGATGTTCTTCTGGATTTTACTTTATGGCAAACCAGAAAACCACCCACGTGTAAGCAAAACTGAGCTGGCTTATATCCAGCAGGATATTGTAGCGCATGAGCAAGTGAGCGAAACGGTTACTGCTGCATCGCCAACAAAAAGGCTATCATTTACCGATTGCCTTAAGTTTAAACAAACCTGGGCCTTTGCCTTTGGTAAGTTTATGACTGATGGTGTTTGGTGGTTCTACCTATTCTGGTCGCCGGCTTACCTGAAAGATATTTACAAAATGAGCGGTACCGAAAGTGCTTTCCCACTGTTTATATTGTACGTAATTACGTTGCTATCGATTATTGGAGGCTGGTTACCATCTTATTTTATCGGCAAGAAAAACATGAACCCTTACGATGGAAGGATGAAATCGATGTTGATTTTTGCCTTCTTCCCGCTATTGGCCTTACTGGCTCAACCTTTAGGACATTACACCTACTGGTTACCGGTAATTATCATTGGTATTGCAGGTGCCGCACACCAGGCCTGGTCTGCAAATATATTTACTACCGTAAGTGATATGTTTCCTCGTCAGGCCATTGCTACGGTAACCGGAATTGGCGGTATGGCCGGAGGTTTAGGCTCATTTTTTATCAACAAGGGCTCAGGAGTACTGTTTACCTATGCTGGCGATACCCAAATGACTTTTATGGGTTTCCAGGGTAAAGAGGCCGGTTATTTTATCGTTTTCTCTTTCTGTGCTATAGCTTATTTAATTGGATGGACAGTGATGAAAGCACTTGTTCCAAAATATAAAGTGATAGAAGTTAAATAA